Proteins co-encoded in one Leptodactylus fuscus isolate aLepFus1 unplaced genomic scaffold, aLepFus1.hap2 HAP2_SCAFFOLD_1198, whole genome shotgun sequence genomic window:
- the LOC142186808 gene encoding P2X purinoceptor 3-like: MGCVTDFFTYETTKSVVVKSWTIGVINRAVQLLIITYFVCWVFLHEKAYQIRDSSIESSVMTKVKGVGRYSRRVMDVADYVIPPQGSSVFVILTKLITTPEQVQDHCPETDDKYKCSNDSNCTRNKPTSNGFLTGRCVRSYCQIQGWCPTENDTIRTPIMMEAENFTIFVKNSVRFPIFDFERGNLPESLNCRYHEKKAPFCPIFRLGDIVRLAGQNFTTLAEKGGVLSIKIGWLCDLDQSWDLCVPRYSFTRLDSVSEKNNVSPGYNFRFARYYMRSDGSEFRTLVKAFGIRIDVLVYGNAGKFNIIPTLINIVAAFTSVGVGTVLCDIILLNFLKGADQYKAKKFEEISDTTPAFGSHVFKSDQTLAGRGDEKRSTDSGAFSIGL, encoded by the exons TTGGGTTTTTCTCCATGAAAAAGCTTATCAGATCCGGGACTCTTCCATCGAGTCGTCAGTTATGACAAAGGTGAAGGGTGTCGGACGCTACAGTAGACGGGTCATGGATGTAGCAGACTATGTCATCCCCCCGCAG GGTTCCTCTGTGTTTGTAATCCTGACAAAACTCATAACAACTCCGGAGCAAGTACAAGATCACTGTCCAGAG ACGGACGACAAGTATAAATGCAGCAATGACAGCAACTGCACCAGAAACAAGCCCACGTCTAACG GCTTTCTTACCGGCCGTTGCGTTCGTTCATATTGTCAGATCCAAGGTTGGTGCCCGACGGAAAATGACACTATCCGTAC GCCGATCATGATGGAGGCTGAAAACTTCACCATTTTTGTCAAAAACAGCGTGAGATTCCCAATTTTTGACTTTGAGAG AGGGAACCTACCGGAAAGTCTGAACTGCCGCTATCATGAGAAGAAAGCTCCATTTTGTCCAATCTTCCGACTTGGGGATATTGTTAGACTTGCTGGCCAGAACTTCACCACCCTGGCTGAGAAG GGCGGCGTGCTGAGTATTAAGATCGGCTGGCTCTGTGACCTTGACCAGTCTTGGGACCTCTGCGTTCCTCGGTACAGCTTTACCAGACTCGACAGTGTTTCAGAGAAGAACAATGTGTCTCCGGGCTATAACTTCAG GTTTGCTCGATACTACATGCGTTCCGATGGCTCCGAGTTCCGGACTTTGGTCAAGGCCTTTGGCATAAGAATCGATGTCCTGGTCTATGGAAAT GCCGGGAAGTTCAATATAATCCCAACTCTCATCAACATCGTGGCGGCCTTCACGTCCGTCGGGGTG GGCACGGTTCTTTGTGACATCATCTTACTAAACTTCCTGAAAGGAGCAGATCAATACAAAGCCAAGAAGTTTGAGGAG attTCTGATACCACCCCTGCGTTTGGAAGCCACGTGTTCAAAAGTGACCAGACACTAGCCGGCCGTGGAGATGAGAAAAGATCTACAGACTCCGGGGCGTTCTCCATAGGTTTATAG